In a genomic window of Candidatus Binataceae bacterium:
- a CDS encoding LLM class F420-dependent oxidoreductase has protein sequence MKTGLFALGIGTAVQPAIVRTTAEHAERAGFSTLWVGEHVVLFDRHESKYPYSTEGNFPLPADADWLDPLITLTFAAAVTSEIRLATGICLVPEHNPLVLAKQVASLDRLCSGRFALGVGVGWSAEEFAALGIPFQRRAPRTREYVEVMRRLWDEQVTSFHGEFVNFDHARAFPKPSRGGNLPVLFGGESGPALKRVADVGDGWFGFNLDPAETGEKVTRLHAMLRERGRHPKEVEIVIAPYLKRITVDDLKRYRDAGVDELVFVTSPPAEAARIPAWIDKMAGDWLAPALRLG, from the coding sequence ATGAAAACCGGACTCTTTGCACTAGGCATCGGCACAGCGGTTCAGCCGGCGATCGTTCGCACTACCGCCGAGCACGCGGAGCGCGCAGGCTTTTCCACGCTGTGGGTGGGAGAACACGTAGTCCTCTTTGATCGCCATGAGTCCAAGTATCCCTACTCGACCGAGGGCAACTTCCCGCTCCCCGCGGATGCGGACTGGCTGGATCCTTTAATCACCCTGACGTTCGCCGCTGCGGTCACCAGCGAGATCCGGCTGGCCACCGGGATTTGTTTGGTACCCGAGCACAATCCCCTGGTCCTCGCCAAGCAGGTGGCCTCGCTCGATCGTCTCTGCAGCGGACGCTTTGCGCTCGGGGTGGGTGTTGGATGGTCCGCCGAAGAATTTGCCGCTCTCGGGATTCCGTTTCAGCGGCGCGCCCCGCGCACCCGCGAGTACGTCGAGGTGATGCGCCGCCTGTGGGACGAGCAGGTGACCAGCTTTCATGGCGAGTTCGTAAATTTCGACCACGCGCGTGCGTTCCCCAAACCATCGCGCGGCGGAAATCTGCCGGTGCTCTTCGGCGGAGAGAGCGGGCCGGCGTTGAAACGGGTCGCCGACGTCGGTGACGGATGGTTCGGCTTCAACCTCGACCCGGCCGAGACCGGCGAAAAAGTCACCCGGCTTCACGCGATGCTGCGTGAGCGCGGGCGCCATCCGAAAGAGGTGGAAATCGTCATAGCGCCATACCTGAAACGGATCACGGTAGACGATCTCAAACGCTATCGCGATGCGGGTGTGGACGAACTGGTCTTCGTCACGAGTCCACCCGCGGAGGCGGCGCGGATTCCGGCCTGGATCGACAAGATGGCCGGCGACTGGCTCGCGCCGGCCTTGAGGCTTGGTTAA
- the hemE gene encoding uroporphyrinogen decarboxylase, producing the protein MSAQTGTEASPREPNFGGLRVVAFESRMASETARLIERNGGRAMVAPAMREIPLGDNPAALEFAERLLAGEIDIAVFLTGVGVRALFQVMETRHPRAALRAALARIVTAVRGPKPLAALRDHGLEPSLQTPEPNTWRELLEVLTAHSELLGKRIAVQEYGVSNRDLVSALEARGAEILIVPVYRWTLPVDRGPLTQALRAIANGQADVALFTSSNQVTNVMQMADALGIGDAVRHGLGTMVIGSVGPVCSQELRARGIPADLEPGHPRLGHLIKEAALLSATILASKRSSPVLVVTESPRRRPIEAGNAPRPQLWDHPFLKACRREAADYTPIWLMRQAGRYMPEYRRVRDQHDFIEMCTRPELAAEVTVGAVERLGVDAAIIFADILLPLIPMQVGLHYEKGDGPIVDRPVRSAADLARIPDVEVSALAFVGEAIKLVDRAIGARTPIIGFAGAPFTLASYLIEGGSSRQYQTTKTLMYNEPETWHRLMELLVGITADYLNLQVDAGASAVQLFDSWVGSLGPGDYRRFVLPHTATLISKVKPGVPVIHFGTTTGNLLELMREAGGDVIGLDWRVDLAEAWQRLGFEVAVQGNLDPIALFAEVAEIRSRASAILAQAAGRPGHIFNLGHGILPETPVDHVIALVDAVHELSRR; encoded by the coding sequence ATGAGCGCGCAGACGGGGACCGAGGCTTCGCCGCGGGAGCCGAATTTTGGCGGCCTGCGGGTGGTGGCGTTCGAAAGCAGGATGGCGAGCGAGACCGCGCGGCTCATCGAGCGCAACGGCGGGCGCGCGATGGTCGCACCAGCCATGCGCGAGATTCCGCTGGGCGACAATCCGGCAGCGCTGGAATTTGCCGAGCGACTCCTGGCAGGCGAGATTGATATCGCGGTCTTTCTCACCGGTGTGGGAGTGCGCGCCCTGTTCCAGGTTATGGAGACGCGGCATCCCCGCGCAGCGCTCAGGGCTGCGCTGGCGCGCATCGTCACAGCGGTGCGCGGCCCCAAACCTCTAGCCGCCCTCCGCGACCACGGACTTGAACCTTCTTTGCAGACCCCCGAACCGAATACCTGGCGCGAACTGCTGGAGGTGCTTACCGCGCACTCCGAATTGCTGGGCAAACGCATCGCGGTCCAGGAATATGGTGTGTCGAATCGCGACCTCGTGTCGGCCCTCGAGGCACGCGGCGCAGAGATTTTGATAGTGCCGGTGTACCGATGGACGCTCCCGGTCGATCGGGGACCGCTCACCCAAGCCCTGCGCGCGATCGCAAATGGCCAGGCCGACGTTGCCCTATTCACCAGCTCCAACCAGGTCACCAACGTGATGCAGATGGCAGACGCGCTGGGAATTGGCGATGCGGTCAGGCACGGACTCGGCACGATGGTTATCGGATCGGTCGGGCCGGTATGCTCGCAAGAGTTGCGTGCGCGCGGAATTCCCGCCGACCTGGAGCCGGGGCATCCCCGACTCGGTCATCTGATAAAGGAAGCCGCGCTACTCTCGGCAACGATCCTCGCGAGCAAACGATCCAGCCCTGTGCTGGTAGTCACTGAGTCTCCGCGCAGACGCCCAATCGAGGCGGGCAATGCTCCGCGTCCACAACTCTGGGACCACCCGTTTTTGAAGGCGTGCCGACGCGAAGCCGCCGACTACACCCCGATATGGCTGATGCGCCAGGCGGGCCGGTACATGCCCGAGTACCGTCGCGTGCGCGACCAGCACGACTTCATCGAGATGTGCACGCGGCCCGAGCTGGCCGCTGAAGTCACCGTCGGCGCTGTCGAGCGGCTCGGAGTCGATGCTGCGATCATCTTCGCGGACATCCTGTTGCCGCTCATCCCGATGCAGGTCGGACTGCACTACGAGAAAGGCGACGGTCCGATTGTCGATCGACCAGTGCGATCGGCCGCCGACCTGGCGCGAATTCCCGACGTTGAGGTAAGCGCACTGGCCTTCGTCGGGGAGGCGATCAAGCTGGTAGACCGAGCGATCGGGGCAAGGACACCGATCATCGGTTTCGCAGGAGCTCCCTTCACGCTGGCGTCATATCTGATCGAGGGTGGTTCTTCACGGCAGTATCAAACCACGAAAACCCTGATGTACAACGAGCCCGAGACCTGGCATCGGCTCATGGAGCTGTTGGTGGGCATCACGGCGGACTATCTGAACCTCCAGGTCGACGCCGGTGCCAGCGCGGTACAGCTCTTCGACAGCTGGGTCGGAAGCCTGGGGCCCGGCGACTATCGCCGCTTTGTGCTGCCGCATACCGCGACCCTGATTTCAAAAGTGAAGCCGGGTGTTCCCGTGATTCACTTCGGAACCACCACCGGAAACCTTCTAGAGTTGATGCGCGAGGCGGGCGGCGACGTGATCGGGCTGGATTGGCGCGTCGATCTCGCCGAAGCGTGGCAGAGGCTCGGCTTCGAAGTCGCGGTGCAGGGCAATCTCGATCCGATTGCATTGTTCGCTGAGGTCGCCGAAATTCGCAGCCGCGCCAGCGCGATTCTCGCCCAAGCCGCCGGTCGGCCCGGGCACATCTTCAACCTAGGCCATGGCATTCTGCCCGAAACTCCGGTCGATCATGTGATCGCGCTGGTGGATGCCGTTCACGAGCTGAGCCGGAGATAA
- the hemH gene encoding ferrochelatase — protein sequence MASSGRCEAVLVVGFGGPTRSEEIHPFLDNVLRGRPVPHERYEEVARHYESMGGRSPYNELTFLQARALRNQLAGEGITIPVEVGMRNWEPYVVDALVALQRAGARRALGFIMAAFRSEASWERYQGVVRAAREAMGPRAPEVEYPEPWHTHPKFIAAVAARASEALTRLKPDERRRVRLIFSAHSIPVRMASGAPYVEQLTESCALVAAHLGIEPWTLAFQSRSGSPQDRWLEPEIGSALQKLEGGAIAVLVPIGFLCDHVEVLYDLDVEAARIARESGVRMERAGTVCDHPEFIAMMAEIVRLHLIE from the coding sequence ATGGCATCGAGCGGGCGATGCGAGGCGGTGTTGGTCGTCGGTTTCGGGGGACCAACCCGCTCCGAGGAAATTCACCCATTTCTCGACAACGTCCTGCGCGGAAGACCGGTTCCCCACGAACGCTACGAGGAGGTTGCCCGTCACTACGAAAGTATGGGCGGACGTTCTCCATACAACGAACTGACCTTTCTTCAAGCCCGAGCGCTACGCAACCAGCTCGCCGGCGAAGGCATCACGATTCCCGTAGAAGTCGGAATGCGTAATTGGGAACCATATGTAGTTGATGCGCTGGTCGCACTGCAGCGGGCAGGCGCACGCCGAGCACTCGGATTTATTATGGCCGCGTTTCGCAGCGAGGCGAGTTGGGAACGCTACCAGGGGGTGGTACGAGCGGCCCGAGAGGCGATGGGACCGCGCGCGCCCGAAGTGGAGTATCCGGAGCCCTGGCACACCCATCCGAAGTTCATCGCCGCAGTTGCCGCACGCGCGTCCGAAGCGCTCACACGCCTGAAACCGGATGAACGTCGGCGGGTGCGACTTATCTTTAGCGCACACAGCATCCCGGTCCGCATGGCGTCCGGCGCACCCTATGTCGAGCAGCTCACCGAATCCTGCGCCCTAGTGGCCGCGCACCTTGGCATCGAGCCCTGGACCCTTGCCTTCCAGAGCCGCAGCGGAAGTCCGCAAGACCGGTGGCTCGAACCGGAGATTGGTTCCGCGCTGCAGAAGCTTGAAGGTGGGGCCATCGCGGTGCTCGTCCCGATTGGATTTTTGTGCGATCACGTCGAGGTTCTATATGATCTCGACGTTGAGGCTGCGCGAATCGCGCGCGAGTCGGGGGTGCGGATGGAGAGAGCAGGTACGGTTTGCGACCACCCGGAATTCATCGCCATGATGGCGGAGATCGTTCGCCTGCACTTGATTGAGTAA
- a CDS encoding glutathione S-transferase, with amino-acid sequence MIVVHHLNDSRSQRILWLLEELALPYEIKRYQRNAETRLAPPELKAVHPLGKSPVITDDGRTIIESGAIVDYLIRRHGGGRLQPPADSAAYDEYAQWLHYSEGSAMLPLMLNLYVSRLGEAGAPLRPRIDTELANHLGYINGALKGKQFLVGNALTGADVQMSFVGEVAGAFGVRGAYPELDAWTKRLHERPAYRKALEKGGAYAYGN; translated from the coding sequence ATGATTGTTGTCCACCATCTGAACGATTCCCGCTCGCAGCGGATCTTGTGGTTGCTCGAAGAGCTCGCGCTGCCGTACGAAATCAAGCGCTACCAGCGCAACGCCGAGACGCGTCTGGCACCACCCGAGCTCAAAGCCGTGCATCCGCTTGGCAAGTCGCCGGTAATCACCGACGACGGTCGTACCATCATCGAGTCGGGAGCGATTGTCGACTACCTCATCCGACGCCACGGCGGCGGCCGCCTGCAACCACCCGCGGACAGCGCTGCCTACGATGAGTACGCGCAATGGCTGCACTATTCGGAAGGATCGGCAATGTTGCCTCTAATGCTCAACCTGTACGTCTCGCGGCTCGGCGAAGCCGGCGCGCCGCTACGCCCGCGAATCGACACCGAGCTCGCAAATCACCTCGGCTACATCAACGGTGCGCTCAAGGGTAAGCAATTCCTGGTCGGCAACGCTCTGACCGGCGCCGATGTGCAGATGAGTTTCGTGGGCGAAGTCGCCGGAGCATTCGGCGTTCGCGGCGCGTATCCGGAGCTTGATGCGTGGACCAAACGCCTGCACGAGAGGCCCGCATACCGGAAGGCCCTCGAGAAAGGCGGCGCCTACGCCTACGGAAACTAG
- a CDS encoding amidohydrolase family protein — METAVDPANRWRLKTPGHEGWKRTVRPDDPDRFLMISSDCHANEPANLWAERIEEKYKTRLPKIEVDKEGVKWVVSDGLRRTRLQESIFEGEDLMRNRAGADVAQRLADRRRDGVDAEIIFPNKGLFMWATRDAEFAQAQCRVWNDWAWETFGPYNDRMSPMASIATADLAGSVKEVERVARLGFRGLTLPCKPVFNSQDARDPNYNMAVYDPMWAVIEETGLPITFHIGTGRDPRGASKEGGAVMNYVAHALVQAIEPMAALCSSGVLERFPKIKFAAIESGIGWVPWALDAMDEAYVKHHMWAYPKLKMLPSEYFRSHGAVAFQEDRAGLGLALQFDLVDNFLWSNDYPHHEGSWPHSAEAIERQMGRFDEDQRARILGLNAARMFNFEVERLLAYRQS; from the coding sequence ATGGAAACAGCAGTCGATCCCGCCAATCGATGGCGGCTTAAAACTCCCGGACACGAGGGATGGAAGCGCACCGTGCGGCCTGACGATCCAGACCGCTTCCTGATGATCTCCTCCGATTGTCATGCCAACGAACCAGCCAACTTGTGGGCAGAGCGGATCGAGGAAAAGTACAAGACTCGACTGCCGAAGATCGAGGTCGACAAGGAGGGCGTTAAGTGGGTTGTCAGCGACGGACTCCGGCGGACTCGCCTGCAGGAGAGTATTTTTGAGGGCGAAGACCTGATGCGCAACCGTGCCGGTGCAGATGTCGCGCAGCGCTTGGCGGATCGCCGTCGCGACGGAGTGGACGCGGAAATCATTTTTCCCAACAAGGGACTCTTCATGTGGGCCACCCGTGACGCGGAATTCGCTCAGGCCCAGTGCCGGGTCTGGAACGACTGGGCGTGGGAGACCTTCGGTCCGTACAACGACCGTATGTCACCCATGGCATCGATAGCGACCGCCGATCTCGCCGGATCGGTCAAGGAGGTCGAGCGTGTCGCGCGGCTCGGCTTCCGTGGACTAACCCTGCCCTGCAAGCCGGTTTTTAATTCGCAGGATGCACGCGATCCCAACTACAACATGGCGGTCTACGATCCGATGTGGGCGGTGATTGAGGAGACCGGCCTGCCGATCACATTTCATATCGGGACGGGCCGCGACCCGCGGGGAGCGAGCAAGGAAGGCGGCGCGGTGATGAACTACGTCGCGCATGCGCTGGTCCAGGCCATCGAGCCGATGGCGGCGTTGTGCTCTTCGGGGGTGTTGGAACGTTTCCCCAAGATTAAGTTTGCCGCGATCGAATCGGGCATTGGATGGGTGCCCTGGGCGCTCGACGCCATGGATGAGGCATATGTCAAGCATCACATGTGGGCGTATCCCAAGCTCAAGATGCTGCCCAGCGAATATTTTCGCTCCCATGGTGCGGTGGCGTTCCAGGAAGACCGCGCGGGTCTCGGACTGGCACTGCAATTCGACCTGGTAGACAACTTCCTGTGGTCCAATGACTATCCACATCACGAGGGCTCATGGCCGCATTCCGCCGAGGCAATCGAGCGGCAGATGGGCCGCTTCGACGAAGACCAGCGCGCGAGGATTCTTGGGCTGAATGCGGCGCGAATGTTCAACTTCGAGGTCGAGCGGCTGCTCGCCTATCGACAAAGTTGA
- a CDS encoding LLM class flavin-dependent oxidoreductase: MKFHWFAEVTYPHLPADFKERYKSAWVTPPAHLIDPGKAGEMYRMFIRLMQVADQVGFDGLTVNEHHQTPLAVTPSPNLLAASLASSTKSAAITVVGNSLALYNPPTRVAEEYAYLDCLSGGRLTAGFVLGTPMDSTFAYGVTPVEMRERFEEARKLILRAWSEPEPFAFNGKYTQLRYVNIWPRPVQQRMPIWVPGGGGSVETWDLVIEHDYCYGHLSFSGLFSSKPLVDAFWEYVDKRGGTLNPHRMAFTQMVCVANTDAEAEKQYYQAVRYFHRNAAPAQGFLNPPGYTTVRSMKSQSEQLKIGHTRLTSQDRVRAGRGEMSFWEYDDKGYIIAGTPQRVRQRLRELIKDLRVGQLIATPHMGNLPEEVGAENTRLFGLEVAPHLRDLWADQPDRWTPEISQALVLANAARHAPNGGTRAQA, translated from the coding sequence ATGAAATTTCACTGGTTCGCCGAGGTGACCTATCCGCATCTGCCGGCCGACTTTAAGGAACGCTACAAGTCCGCCTGGGTAACTCCCCCGGCACATCTGATCGACCCGGGCAAAGCTGGCGAGATGTACCGGATGTTTATCCGGCTGATGCAGGTCGCGGACCAGGTCGGTTTCGACGGACTGACCGTGAACGAGCACCATCAGACACCACTCGCGGTGACGCCCTCGCCCAATCTGCTCGCAGCTAGCCTGGCTTCCTCAACCAAAAGCGCAGCCATCACGGTGGTCGGCAATTCGCTGGCCCTGTACAACCCCCCGACCCGCGTCGCCGAGGAATATGCATATCTGGACTGCCTTTCCGGGGGCCGGCTCACCGCAGGATTCGTGCTGGGCACCCCGATGGACTCGACGTTCGCCTATGGCGTGACTCCGGTCGAAATGCGCGAGCGATTCGAGGAGGCGCGCAAGCTGATTCTGCGCGCATGGTCAGAGCCGGAGCCGTTCGCATTCAACGGCAAATACACGCAGCTACGCTACGTGAATATCTGGCCGCGGCCCGTTCAACAGCGCATGCCAATCTGGGTACCGGGCGGGGGTGGCAGCGTCGAGACCTGGGACTTGGTTATCGAGCACGACTACTGCTACGGGCACTTGTCGTTCTCAGGACTGTTTTCGTCGAAGCCGCTGGTTGATGCATTCTGGGAATATGTAGACAAGCGGGGCGGCACGCTGAACCCCCATCGGATGGCTTTCACGCAGATGGTATGCGTCGCCAACACCGATGCCGAAGCGGAGAAGCAGTATTACCAGGCGGTGCGCTATTTCCATCGCAATGCAGCGCCCGCGCAGGGGTTCCTGAATCCGCCCGGCTACACCACGGTGCGCTCGATGAAGTCGCAGTCCGAGCAACTCAAGATTGGGCACACTAGGCTGACCTCGCAGGACCGGGTGCGCGCGGGCCGAGGCGAGATGAGCTTTTGGGAATACGACGACAAGGGCTACATCATCGCGGGCACCCCGCAACGTGTGCGGCAGCGGCTTAGAGAATTGATCAAGGACCTGCGGGTTGGACAGTTAATCGCTACTCCGCACATGGGCAATCTTCCCGAAGAAGTAGGCGCGGAGAACACACGCCTGTTTGGGCTCGAGGTCGCCCCCCATCTGCGCGATCTGTGGGCGGACCAGCCGGACCGTTGGACCCCGGAGATAAGTCAGGCCCTTGTGCTCGCCAATGCAGCGCGACACGCGCCAAATGGGGGCACCCGCGCGCAAGCCTAG
- the hemG gene encoding protoporphyrinogen oxidase has protein sequence MKRIAIIGAGITGLAAAHRIGELAAQRETPVETVILERSDRAGGPLKTIRRDGFVMETGADSFLTDKPAAAELAKRLGLANDLIPTRVQFRRTFVVHQGKLVEIPEGFSLLAPTHLEPVMESPLFSEDGKRRIALEPTIPRRTESGDESLASFVTRRLGREVLDRVAQPLAGGIYTADPARLSVAATMPRFVEMEKSHGSLIRGLQAAEKVRASKAPGTSGARWSLFLSMRAGMGSLVDAVVSRVAGSLRFGTEVSAISYRNQRWYLVLGNGGRIDADGVICAAPAFAAALFLRAADPDLANLLGKMGYASAATVNMTFRESEFPSPPRTFGFVVPIVEHRKIIAGSFSSLKFEERAPSDSTLVRAFVGGVLQNEMMALPDEEIVKAVRDEFRALLGVTAVPGIVAIQRWPDSMPQYEVGHLDRVGEIEHAVARLPRFVLAGAAYRGVGIPDCVRSGEDAAQTILAQLAESA, from the coding sequence ATGAAGCGCATTGCCATAATCGGAGCGGGCATTACCGGCCTGGCGGCAGCCCATCGGATCGGCGAACTCGCGGCGCAGCGCGAGACCCCGGTGGAAACGGTAATCCTCGAACGCAGCGATCGCGCGGGTGGACCGCTCAAGACCATTCGCCGAGATGGGTTCGTCATGGAGACCGGGGCCGATTCGTTCCTGACCGATAAGCCCGCAGCTGCCGAGCTAGCCAAGCGTCTCGGGCTCGCGAACGATTTGATTCCCACACGCGTGCAGTTCCGCCGCACCTTTGTGGTTCACCAGGGAAAGCTCGTGGAGATTCCAGAAGGGTTTTCTCTGCTCGCGCCTACTCATCTCGAACCGGTGATGGAGAGTCCGCTTTTCTCGGAAGACGGCAAACGCAGAATCGCGCTGGAGCCGACCATTCCGCGCCGAACCGAGAGTGGTGACGAGAGCCTCGCCTCATTCGTGACGCGCCGCCTGGGTCGGGAAGTGCTCGACCGGGTCGCGCAGCCTTTGGCCGGGGGAATCTACACCGCCGACCCTGCACGGCTCAGCGTCGCCGCCACCATGCCGCGCTTTGTCGAGATGGAAAAAAGCCACGGAAGTCTGATTCGGGGTCTGCAGGCGGCTGAGAAAGTGCGGGCGAGCAAGGCGCCCGGCACCAGCGGCGCCCGATGGAGCTTGTTTCTATCGATGCGCGCAGGGATGGGATCACTGGTCGACGCCGTCGTCTCGCGAGTTGCCGGGTCGCTCCGCTTCGGCACCGAGGTGAGCGCCATCTCATATCGCAATCAGCGCTGGTACCTGGTGCTTGGCAACGGCGGCCGAATAGACGCGGACGGGGTGATCTGTGCCGCCCCCGCGTTCGCTGCCGCGCTGTTTCTCAGGGCAGCTGATCCCGACCTTGCCAACCTGCTCGGAAAGATGGGCTACGCTTCCGCGGCCACTGTCAACATGACGTTTCGCGAGAGTGAATTTCCGAGTCCGCCGCGTACCTTCGGATTCGTGGTGCCGATTGTGGAGCATCGAAAAATAATAGCTGGCAGTTTTTCCAGCCTGAAGTTCGAGGAGCGCGCTCCCTCCGACTCAACTCTTGTGCGTGCTTTCGTCGGCGGGGTGTTGCAGAACGAGATGATGGCGTTGCCGGACGAGGAGATCGTCAAGGCGGTGCGCGACGAGTTCCGCGCGTTGCTCGGGGTGACGGCGGTGCCTGGAATCGTCGCAATCCAGCGATGGCCAGATTCGATGCCGCAGTACGAGGTGGGACATCTCGATCGAGTCGGTGAGATCGAACACGCAGTCGCGCGCCTGCCGCGGTTTGTGCTGGCCGGCGCCGCCTATCGCGGGGTGGGGATTCCGGATTGTGTCCGCAGCGGCGAGGACGCCGCGCAAACCATTCTCGCCCAGCTCGCGGAATCCGCGTGA
- the dinB gene encoding DNA polymerase IV, producing the protein MGGLEHSDGAGEAKWPRVIAHADMDAFYASVEQLDNPALRGLPVVVGGKSARGVVTSASYEARKFGIRSAMPSVQARKLCPQAIFVGGRMDRYGEVSKVVRRVFEEFSPVVEPLSLDEAFIDLTGTERMHGSALDAARALKRRVTEETGLVVSVGVAPTKMVAKILSDLSKPDGLLSIGPGEVVPFLHSLPVERIWGVGRVTLARLNQFGIRTIADLARRDVCELRMALGSLGPHLHALASGIDPRPVVGDWQRRSYGEENTFATDLTLESQELRRILIAHGEAIARRLRADRVRARTVSVKLKLARPLGQGRYPLLSRSFSLERATDDGAEITGTAIRLLDKVPTGDKIRLAGVQVHNLERASSAQSGLFDPRLFDESKRTRLNRALDAVTSRFGEDALTRGLARADKSAPSRRIK; encoded by the coding sequence ATGGGTGGGTTGGAGCACAGCGACGGCGCCGGCGAAGCAAAATGGCCGCGGGTGATTGCGCACGCCGACATGGACGCCTTCTACGCGTCGGTCGAGCAACTGGACAATCCCGCTCTGCGCGGCCTGCCGGTAGTCGTCGGGGGCAAGAGCGCGCGCGGCGTGGTGACCTCGGCATCGTACGAAGCGCGCAAGTTCGGGATCCGCTCCGCGATGCCGTCAGTGCAGGCGCGCAAGCTCTGCCCGCAGGCGATCTTCGTGGGCGGGCGCATGGATCGCTACGGCGAGGTCTCAAAGGTCGTGCGCCGAGTGTTCGAGGAATTCAGTCCAGTGGTCGAGCCGCTTTCACTCGACGAGGCGTTCATCGACCTGACCGGAACTGAGCGCATGCATGGCTCCGCGCTCGATGCGGCCCGTGCCCTCAAGCGGCGCGTGACGGAAGAGACGGGGCTGGTCGTCTCGGTAGGGGTCGCACCGACTAAAATGGTCGCCAAGATTCTGTCCGACCTGTCCAAACCCGACGGGCTTCTCAGCATCGGCCCCGGCGAGGTCGTACCGTTTCTGCACAGCCTGCCGGTCGAACGTATCTGGGGCGTCGGCCGCGTCACTCTGGCCCGTTTGAATCAATTCGGTATTCGGACGATCGCCGACTTGGCCAGGCGCGACGTCTGCGAGTTGCGGATGGCGCTCGGTTCGCTGGGACCACACCTTCATGCGCTTGCCAGCGGCATCGATCCACGGCCGGTGGTCGGCGATTGGCAGCGCAGATCTTACGGCGAGGAAAATACTTTTGCGACCGATCTCACGCTCGAGTCCCAGGAGTTGCGCCGCATTCTGATTGCACACGGCGAGGCGATCGCGCGCCGGCTGCGCGCGGATCGGGTGCGGGCGCGCACTGTCTCGGTCAAACTGAAACTGGCGCGTCCACTCGGGCAGGGCCGTTATCCGCTATTGTCGCGCAGCTTTTCGCTGGAGAGGGCAACCGATGACGGAGCGGAGATCACGGGCACGGCGATTCGTCTGCTCGACAAGGTTCCGACCGGTGACAAGATTCGCCTCGCGGGAGTACAGGTACACAACTTGGAGCGCGCGAGTTCCGCACAGTCAGGATTGTTCGACCCGCGACTGTTCGATGAATCTAAGCGAACGCGCCTCAACCGTGCCCTGGACGCAGTAACCAGCCGCTTCGGCGAAGATGCGCTCACCCGCGGGCTGGCGCGGGCCGACAAGAGCGCGCCCTCGAGGAGAATAAAATAA
- a CDS encoding alpha/beta hydrolase — protein sequence MSRRAGYGVRSVVAHTAAGPIEYFSVGEGPAILGMHGTPGGFDQVALIGETVEARGFRIVGWSRPGYLGTPLEVGRTPAEQADAAAALLDTLGIDRVCVYGASGGGPATYTFAARHPDRTWAMVTECAISKRFGDDLAPLQRMLLRAAINGLTVPIFDWLANRFPDTLARQMIRVEGTLDRRSARALASQVSADPAKAAFVTGLFQTLNPLSLRKAGLLNDLDQFERIDRLPLDQVQCPALVIHGTHDADVRFEHGEFAARSIRGAEFVAVEGGTHVLWVAQQAAELQARRLKFLRWHAPI from the coding sequence TTGAGTCGTAGGGCAGGCTATGGGGTACGTAGTGTGGTCGCGCACACTGCGGCGGGTCCTATCGAATATTTCAGCGTCGGCGAAGGTCCGGCGATCCTCGGGATGCACGGCACTCCGGGTGGCTTCGACCAGGTCGCACTGATTGGCGAAACGGTCGAGGCACGCGGATTCCGCATCGTGGGGTGGTCTCGACCGGGATACCTTGGAACTCCGCTCGAAGTCGGCCGGACCCCTGCGGAGCAAGCGGACGCCGCGGCGGCGCTTCTTGATACCCTCGGGATCGATCGCGTTTGCGTCTACGGCGCATCGGGCGGCGGTCCGGCCACCTACACCTTCGCGGCGCGCCATCCGGACCGGACCTGGGCGATGGTCACTGAATGCGCCATTAGCAAGCGCTTCGGAGACGATCTTGCCCCGCTGCAAAGGATGCTCCTGCGCGCAGCGATCAACGGTCTGACCGTACCGATTTTCGATTGGCTGGCCAACCGGTTTCCCGATACGCTTGCGCGTCAGATGATCCGCGTGGAGGGCACACTCGATCGCAGATCGGCGCGGGCTCTCGCATCTCAAGTGAGTGCCGACCCGGCCAAGGCCGCCTTCGTTACCGGCCTCTTTCAGACCCTCAATCCCTTGAGTCTGCGCAAGGCCGGGCTGTTGAACGACCTCGACCAATTCGAGCGAATCGATCGTTTGCCGCTCGACCAGGTACAATGTCCCGCGCTCGTGATTCACGGCACCCACGACGCCGACGTGCGCTTTGAACACGGCGAGTTTGCAGCGCGTTCGATCCGCGGCGCCGAGTTCGTTGCCGTCGAGGGTGGCACGCACGTGTTGTGGGTGGCGCAGCAGGCCGCGGAGCTGCAGGCGCGGCGTCTCAAGTTTCTGAGGTGGCACGCTCCAATCTGA